A part of Notolabrus celidotus isolate fNotCel1 chromosome 21, fNotCel1.pri, whole genome shotgun sequence genomic DNA contains:
- the ldhba gene encoding L-lactate dehydrogenase B-A chain isoform X2, translated as MSSVLQKLISPMASTPAEPPRNKVTVVGVGQVGMACAVSILLRDLCDELALVDVMEDRLKGEMMDLQHGSLFLKTSKIVADKDYAVTANSRLVVVTAGVRQQEGESRLNLVQRNVNVFKSIIPQIIKYSPNCTLIVVSNPVDVLTYVTWKLSGLPKHRVIGSGTNLDSARFRYMMAERLGIHSSSFNGWVLGEHGDTSVPVWSGANVAGVNLQKLNPEIGTDADKEQWKATHKAVVDSAYEVIKLKGYTNWAIGLSVADLTESIVKNMSRVHPVSTMVKNMYGIGEEVFLSLPCVLNSTGVSSVVNMTLTDGEVSQLKKSADTLWGIQKDLKDI; from the exons ATGTCTTCAGTGCTTCAGAAGCTCATCAGCCCAATGGCCAGCACCCCTGCTGAGCCGCCCAGGAACAAGGTGACCGTGGTCGGGGTCGGCCAGGTGGGCATGGCCTGCGCCGTCAGCATCCTGCTGAGG gatcTGTGTGACGAGCTGGCTCTGGTGGATGTGATGGAGGACCGTCTGAAGGGAGAGATGATGGACTTGCAGCATGGCAGCCTCTTCCTCAAGACCTCAAAGATCGTCGCTGACAAAG ACTACGCCGTGACAGCAAACTCCCGCCTGGTCGTGGTGACAGCCGGCGTCCGTCAGCAGGAGGGCGAGAGCCGCCTGAACCTGGTGCAGAGGAACGTCAACGTCTTCAAGTCCATCATCCCTCAGATCATCAAGTACAGCCCTAACTGCACGCTCATCGTGGTCTCTAACCCCG TGGACGTGCTGACATACGTGACCTGGAAACTGAGCGGTCTGCCCAAACACCGCGTTATCGGCAGCGGCACCAACCTGGACTCCGCTCGCTTCCGCTACATGATGGCCGAGCGTCTCGGCATCCACTCCAGCTCCTTCAATGGCTGGGTGCTGGGCGAGCACGGCGACACCAGCG TGCCCGTGTGGAGCGGAGCCAATGTGGCCGGAGTCAACCTGCAGAAGCTGAACCCGGAAATCGGCACTGATGCTGATAAGGAGCAGTGGAAGGCCACACACAAGGCTGTGGTGGACAG tgcgtACGAGGTCATCAAGCTGAAGGGTTACACAAACTGGGCCATCGGTCTGAGCGTAGCCGACCTCACCGAGAGCATCGTCAAGAACATGAGCCGAGTCCACCCCGTGTCCACCATGGTCAAG AACATGTACGGCATCGGCGAGGAGGTCTTCCTGTCTCTGCCCTGCGTGCTGAACAGCACCGGCGTGAGCAGCGTGGTCAACATGACGCTCACAGACGGCGAGGTGTCCCAGCTGAAGAAGAGCGCCGACACACTGTGGGGCATCCAGAAGGACCTGAAGGACATctga
- the kiss2 gene encoding kisspeptin 2, translating to MSDMRLLALVVVCGLMVGQDALQGSDSAQRTPGTGVFRCPPLSPSGSVPSALIRRSTGELLEEDPSTCFSLRENEEQRQLLCNDRRSKFNFNPFGLRFGKRFNSYIYRRAVKRARRNQFSPLSMFSRELEVPT from the exons ATGTCAGACATGAGGCTGCTGGCTCTGGTTGTGGTCTGCGGGCTGATGGTGGGTCAGGATGCTCTGCAGGGATCAGACTCCGCACAGAGGACACCTGGGACAG gtgtgttcaggtgtccCCCTCTGTCCCCCTCAGGTTCAGTCCCCTCCGCTCTCATCAGGAGGTCCACCGGAGAGCTCTTGGAGGAGGACCCGAGCACCTGTTTCTCTCTGCGGGAGAACGAGGAGCAGCGGCAGCTCCTCTGCAACGACCGGAGGAGCAAGTTTAACTTCAACCCGTTCGGCCTCCGCTTCGGGAAACGGTTCAACAGCTACATTTACCGGAGGGCCGTGAAGAGGGCCCGGAGAAACCAGTTCTCACCGCTCTCTATGTTCTCGCGAGAACTCGAGGTGCCCACCTGA
- the ldhba gene encoding L-lactate dehydrogenase B-A chain isoform X1, translated as MSRFLVPLRSSSSAIMSSVLQKLISPMASTPAEPPRNKVTVVGVGQVGMACAVSILLRDLCDELALVDVMEDRLKGEMMDLQHGSLFLKTSKIVADKDYAVTANSRLVVVTAGVRQQEGESRLNLVQRNVNVFKSIIPQIIKYSPNCTLIVVSNPVDVLTYVTWKLSGLPKHRVIGSGTNLDSARFRYMMAERLGIHSSSFNGWVLGEHGDTSVPVWSGANVAGVNLQKLNPEIGTDADKEQWKATHKAVVDSAYEVIKLKGYTNWAIGLSVADLTESIVKNMSRVHPVSTMVKNMYGIGEEVFLSLPCVLNSTGVSSVVNMTLTDGEVSQLKKSADTLWGIQKDLKDI; from the exons ATGTCTCGTTTCCTGGTTCCCCTCCGCTCCTCGTCTT CTGCGATCATGTCTTCAGTGCTTCAGAAGCTCATCAGCCCAATGGCCAGCACCCCTGCTGAGCCGCCCAGGAACAAGGTGACCGTGGTCGGGGTCGGCCAGGTGGGCATGGCCTGCGCCGTCAGCATCCTGCTGAGG gatcTGTGTGACGAGCTGGCTCTGGTGGATGTGATGGAGGACCGTCTGAAGGGAGAGATGATGGACTTGCAGCATGGCAGCCTCTTCCTCAAGACCTCAAAGATCGTCGCTGACAAAG ACTACGCCGTGACAGCAAACTCCCGCCTGGTCGTGGTGACAGCCGGCGTCCGTCAGCAGGAGGGCGAGAGCCGCCTGAACCTGGTGCAGAGGAACGTCAACGTCTTCAAGTCCATCATCCCTCAGATCATCAAGTACAGCCCTAACTGCACGCTCATCGTGGTCTCTAACCCCG TGGACGTGCTGACATACGTGACCTGGAAACTGAGCGGTCTGCCCAAACACCGCGTTATCGGCAGCGGCACCAACCTGGACTCCGCTCGCTTCCGCTACATGATGGCCGAGCGTCTCGGCATCCACTCCAGCTCCTTCAATGGCTGGGTGCTGGGCGAGCACGGCGACACCAGCG TGCCCGTGTGGAGCGGAGCCAATGTGGCCGGAGTCAACCTGCAGAAGCTGAACCCGGAAATCGGCACTGATGCTGATAAGGAGCAGTGGAAGGCCACACACAAGGCTGTGGTGGACAG tgcgtACGAGGTCATCAAGCTGAAGGGTTACACAAACTGGGCCATCGGTCTGAGCGTAGCCGACCTCACCGAGAGCATCGTCAAGAACATGAGCCGAGTCCACCCCGTGTCCACCATGGTCAAG AACATGTACGGCATCGGCGAGGAGGTCTTCCTGTCTCTGCCCTGCGTGCTGAACAGCACCGGCGTGAGCAGCGTGGTCAACATGACGCTCACAGACGGCGAGGTGTCCCAGCTGAAGAAGAGCGCCGACACACTGTGGGGCATCCAGAAGGACCTGAAGGACATctga